The nucleotide sequence CACCGGCCTGAAGTCCTGCCGCGATCACGCTGCCCCCGCTCATCGCGCCGCGCACCGTCACCTTGCCGATGGTGCCGCCAACGTACGTATCCGCAGGATCTCCTGGTTCCGCATTGTCGCCCAGAACGGCGCCGACGAGGATCTGAGCTCCCACGACGTCACCACCGACCGTGATCGACTTGATCTGCAAGGCCGCAAGCGAACCGGCGAAGTTGCCCTTGGTTGCGAACGTGCCCAAGGGCCCGCCAATTCCAATCGCGACAGCGTCCGCCACCGCGCCAGCAGCGAGGCTCGTCATCGCCCCGTCAATCACCCAAACGCCTGCGCCGATCGTGACGGCGTTGCTCTGCTGTGGGTTGTGCGAGGCGACTAGGCGGTCGGTCGGCGACGGCGGAGGAACGCCAAACCCGCGATGCTGAACATGCCGACGACAGCGGGCTCGGGGACGGCGGTGTAGATGAAGTTCGGACCAGTATACACGGCGCCCGTGGTGCCGGTGGGGAACTGTAGTGCGCTGCCCGCCTCGTTCCGACCGTAGCCGATGGTGACGTCGGCGGTAACGTGACCGGCCACGGGTTCGCCGAACGGCCCGTACCATCCATAGGCATCGTCGCTGTCGTACGCCGCGGCGAGCACGTACGTGGTGTTGGGCAACAACACGATCGGCACCGTCAGGTCAGCGTAGCGGAAGGTGCCGAGCAGCGTCCCGCCCGTACCGGCAGGCACCGCGGCTTGGCCGAGCATGTCGCCGACCACGCTGAACAGACCGACGCCGTGGGCCGCGATGAGGCCGTCAGCGCCTTGGTCCCACACGCCGAGTGACGTGACGGTCAGGGGTGTGGCGCCGGTGGTAAGTTCGTAGCCGAGCGTGTAGCTGACGGCGTTCGGCCCCTCGGTGCCGGGCGCGTCGAGCAGCGGCAGAGGCGCCGCACCGACACGGGTCGCCGTGGCGGCAAGGACGAACGACACGGTAAGGATCGAGCGAAGCAGTCCGGATCGTTGCATGTGGCCTTCCCTAGCAGATGAGGCGGCAAGCGTACCCAACGGCGGACGGGCAAACAAGGATCGGAGCCCGGGCTGCGAGACACGATGTGGTGGAACGCACTTGCGGATCGCCAGCACGATCGTCATAAGTGTTATGACGAGCAACGGCGCCAGCTACGGCACAAGCTCCTAGCGGAACCCGACCGCCGCCATGGTGTTACGTATGCGGACCAGTCCCGGCCACCATCTGGTTCCGCTATCACCCACCCCACCCCAATTCTAAACTGGGGTGGCCATGGGGTCCGATCCCGACACGTTGTTAACTGGAGCACGGAAATAGAGCGGAGAGTCGGAGAGTTCCGGCGCAGAGGAGGCCGGGACGGACGGACGTGGCCTTCGGACGTCGCTCTCTCCCCTTCTCGGCCGAGAGTACCCAACACCAAAACAGCGCAAAACCAGCCCGAAAACGAGCGAACCCCGCTAACTCGGTTAACAGGGTTCGTCGTGAACTATCCTAATACCGTGTCGGACTAGAGGTTATGAAGATCCCCGCGCCTAACCCTCTTCGAACTTTCTCTGCTTTAGGGGCTCGCTATCCGACGGTGACGGCGTCGAGGTTGACGCCGTTGGCCGTCGTGCTGGTGATTGCGATGATGTTGCTGCCACCGACGAAGTTGAGGGTAAAGCTCATCGTCTTCCACGTGCCCCACGATCCCGTGCTGGCGAGGATCACATTCGGCAATTGGATAACGCCGTCGACAGCGACGCCGACCGGGCGGCTGGCGGTGCCGCCGTTGGCGTAGCGAAGCGTGACCGTCGTTGGCCCGGCGGTCGCCCGGCCGATCATTAAGTATACGGCTGAGCCGACTCCACCGAAGTCCGCGTAGCCGCTGCCGGTGTAGCCGCCGTTGGTCGTCTGGCGGGTCGTGCCGTTGGTGAGTTGCAAGCCCTCCGCTTGGTACGTCACCGGCGACGACGGTGGTGGCGGGGTAGCGCCGGTGACGATGGTGACGGAATCGAGATTCGCGCCACCGACCAGGCTTGCCGCGGCCGCGTTGATCGTGTTGATGCCGTCCTTCAGCGAAACGGCGATCGACTCCACCCGCCACGTCGTCCAACTGCCGGTCGGCGCGCAGGCGACTGCGCCGACCGTCGTACCGTTGACCGCCACCGACAGCGGACGGCCATTCGTCGAGCCGTTGGCGTAGCGGAACTGAAGCGTCGCGGCTCCGCCGGCAGCACGGGTGATCGTCCATCGCACGGACGACCCGGTCCCGCCGAAGTCGGCATAGCCCACGCCGAGGTAACCCCCGTTGAGGGCGCTGGCGACCGTGCCGCCGGTAAATTGTGCGGCGGCGGCTTCCAGCACGACCGGCTCGTCGATCGGTGGCGGGGTGGTGCCGGTCGGACG is from Tepidisphaeraceae bacterium and encodes:
- a CDS encoding PEP-CTERM sorting domain-containing protein (PEP-CTERM proteins occur, often in large numbers, in the proteomes of bacteria that also encode an exosortase, a predicted intramembrane cysteine proteinase. The presence of a PEP-CTERM domain at a protein's C-terminus predicts cleavage within the sorting domain, followed by covalent anchoring to some some component of the (usually Gram-negative) cell surface. Many PEP-CTERM proteins exhibit an unusual sequence composition that includes large numbers of potential glycosylation sites. Expression of one such protein has been shown restore the ability of a bacterium to form floc, a type of biofilm.); translated protein: MQRSGLLRSILTVSFVLAATATRVGAAPLPLLDAPGTEGPNAVSYTLGYELTTGATPLTVTSLGVWDQGADGLIAAHGVGLFSVVGDMLGQAAVPAGTGGTLLGTFRYADLTVPIVLLPNTTYVLAAAYDSDDAYGWYGPFGEPVAGHVTADVTIGYGRNEAGSALQFPTGTTGAVYTGPNFIYTAVPEPAVVGMFSIAGLAFLRRRRPTA